The Streptococcus viridans genome includes a window with the following:
- the purF gene encoding amidophosphoribosyltransferase has product MTYEVKSLNEECGVFGIWGHPDAAKLTYFGLHSLQHRGQEGAGILANDQGTLRRHRDTGLLSEVFRNPLNLEKLTGSSAIGHVRYATAGEASVDNIQPFLFRFQDTQFGLAHNGNLTNAQSLKSELEKNGAIFSSTSDSEILAHLIRRSHNPSFMGKIKEALNTVKGGFAYLMLFEDKLIAALDPNGFRPLSIGKMANGALVVSSETCAFEVIGAEWIRDVHPGELVIFDENGITYDRYTDDTQLAICSMEYIYFARPDSNIQGVNVHTARKRMGAQLAREFKNQADIVVGVPNSSLSAAMGFAEESGLPNEMGLIKNQYIQRTFIQPTQELREQGVRMKLSAVSGVVKGKRVVMIDDSIVRGTTSRRIVKLLKEAGATEVHVAIASPALAYPCFYGIDIQSREELIAANHTVEETCEIIGADSLTYLSIDGLIDSIGIDTDAPNGGLCVAYFDGKYPTPLYDYEERYVESLKEHTSFY; this is encoded by the coding sequence ATGACATACGAAGTAAAATCTCTTAATGAAGAGTGTGGAGTCTTTGGGATTTGGGGACATCCAGATGCTGCGAAACTCACTTATTTTGGGCTTCACAGTCTCCAACACCGGGGACAAGAAGGAGCAGGAATCCTAGCAAATGACCAAGGAACCCTGAGACGCCATCGAGACACAGGCCTTCTTTCAGAAGTCTTTCGGAATCCATTAAATTTGGAAAAATTAACAGGAAGCTCTGCTATCGGGCATGTTCGCTATGCGACAGCAGGGGAAGCGTCTGTGGATAACATCCAACCCTTCCTCTTCCGCTTTCAAGATACGCAGTTTGGTCTGGCCCATAATGGGAATTTGACCAATGCCCAATCGCTCAAATCTGAATTAGAAAAAAATGGAGCCATCTTTAGCTCAACCTCTGACTCAGAAATACTGGCCCACTTGATTCGACGGAGTCACAACCCTTCCTTTATGGGGAAAATCAAGGAAGCGCTCAATACGGTCAAAGGCGGTTTTGCTTATTTGATGCTGTTTGAAGATAAGCTGATTGCAGCCTTAGACCCCAATGGCTTCCGTCCTCTTTCTATCGGGAAAATGGCTAATGGAGCCTTGGTTGTTTCTTCTGAAACCTGTGCTTTTGAGGTTATCGGGGCAGAATGGATCCGAGATGTGCACCCTGGTGAGCTCGTTATCTTTGATGAAAATGGCATTACTTATGATCGCTATACGGATGATACGCAACTGGCGATTTGTTCCATGGAGTATATCTATTTTGCTCGTCCTGATTCCAATATCCAAGGGGTCAACGTCCATACGGCTCGAAAGCGGATGGGAGCTCAGTTGGCACGAGAATTTAAGAACCAGGCAGATATTGTGGTGGGGGTTCCCAACTCCTCTCTCAGTGCTGCCATGGGCTTTGCGGAAGAATCTGGTTTGCCAAATGAAATGGGCTTGATCAAGAATCAGTATATCCAACGGACCTTTATCCAACCGACTCAGGAATTGCGGGAACAAGGAGTGCGAATGAAACTCTCTGCCGTATCTGGTGTCGTGAAAGGCAAACGGGTTGTCATGATTGATGACTCTATCGTGCGTGGAACCACCTCTCGTCGAATTGTGAAATTGTTGAAAGAAGCAGGGGCTACAGAAGTCCATGTGGCAATTGCCAGCCCAGCTTTGGCTTATCCGTGTTTCTATGGAATTGATATTCAGAGTCGCGAGGAGCTGATCGCAGCCAATCATACAGTGGAGGAAACTTGTGAGATTATCGGTGCGGATAGCTTGACTTACTTGTCCATTGATGGCTTGATTGATTCTATTGGTATTGATACCGATGCACCAAACGGTGGTCTTTGTGTTGCTTACTTCGATGGGAAATACCCAACGCCTTTATATGACTACGAAGAACGCTATGTAGAAAGTTTGAAAGAACACACTTCTTTCTATTAA
- the purM gene encoding phosphoribosylformylglycinamidine cyclo-ligase, which translates to MTNKNAYAQSGVDVEAGYEVVERIKKHVARTERAGVMGTLGGFGGMFDLSKTGVKEPVLISGTDGVGTKLMLAIKYDKHDTIGQDCVAMCVNDIIAAGAEPLYFLDYVATGKNEPAKLEQVVAGVAEGCVQAGAALIGGETAEMPGMYGEDDYDLAGFAVGVAEKSQIIDGSKVAAGDVILGLASSGIHSNGYSLVRRVFADYTGEEVLPELEGKKLKDVLLEPTRIYVKAVLPLIKEELVNGIAHITGGGFIENVPRMFSDDLAAEIDESKVPVLPIFKALEKYGQIKHEEMFEIFNMGIGLMLAVKPEHVERVKELLDEPVYEIGRIVKKTDASVVIK; encoded by the coding sequence ATGACGAATAAAAATGCTTATGCGCAGTCTGGTGTGGATGTTGAAGCGGGTTATGAAGTTGTTGAACGGATCAAAAAACACGTAGCACGTACAGAGCGTGCAGGTGTCATGGGAACTCTTGGTGGATTCGGTGGCATGTTTGACCTTTCAAAAACAGGTGTCAAAGAGCCTGTTTTGATCTCAGGGACGGACGGTGTCGGAACCAAACTCATGCTAGCTATCAAGTACGACAAGCACGATACCATTGGTCAAGACTGTGTAGCTATGTGTGTCAATGATATCATTGCTGCAGGCGCGGAGCCCCTCTACTTCCTAGACTATGTGGCAACTGGGAAAAATGAACCTGCTAAGCTAGAACAAGTGGTTGCTGGTGTTGCAGAAGGGTGTGTGCAAGCAGGCGCAGCCCTCATCGGTGGGGAAACGGCTGAAATGCCTGGTATGTACGGTGAAGACGACTATGACTTGGCTGGATTTGCTGTTGGTGTTGCGGAAAAATCTCAAATCATCGACGGTTCAAAAGTAGCAGCAGGCGACGTGATTCTGGGGCTTGCCTCAAGCGGTATCCACTCAAACGGTTACTCCCTTGTTCGTCGTGTCTTTGCGGATTACACAGGCGAAGAAGTTTTGCCTGAGTTGGAAGGTAAAAAACTCAAAGACGTCCTTTTGGAACCAACTCGTATCTACGTCAAAGCTGTTTTGCCTCTTATCAAAGAAGAATTGGTCAATGGGATTGCCCACATCACAGGTGGTGGTTTCATCGAAAATGTCCCACGGATGTTCTCAGATGACTTGGCTGCTGAAATTGACGAAAGCAAGGTTCCAGTTCTTCCAATTTTCAAAGCCCTTGAAAAATATGGACAAATCAAACACGAAGAAATGTTTGAAATCTTCAACATGGGTATTGGTCTCATGCTTGCAGTTAAACCAGAACATGTTGAACGTGTCAAAGAACTTCTTGACGAACCTGTTTATGAAATCGGTCGTATTGTGAAGAAGACAGATGCAAGTGTGGTGATTAAATAA
- the purN gene encoding phosphoribosylglycinamide formyltransferase, translating to MKIAVFASGNGSNFQVIAEQFPVGFVFSDHRDAYVLERAEKLGVPSYAFELKEFESKADYEGAIVELLDEHEIDLVCLAGYMKIVGPTLLAAYEGRIINIHPAYLPEFPGAHGIEDAWNAGVEQSGVTIHWVDSGVDTGKVIKQVHVPRLEGDTLDTFETRIHETEYKLYPEVLELLGVERK from the coding sequence ATGAAAATCGCTGTATTTGCCTCTGGCAACGGCTCAAACTTCCAGGTGATCGCGGAACAATTTCCAGTAGGATTTGTCTTTTCAGATCACCGGGATGCCTATGTGCTCGAGCGTGCCGAAAAGCTTGGAGTTCCTTCCTATGCTTTTGAACTCAAGGAATTTGAGAGCAAAGCAGACTACGAAGGAGCCATTGTCGAGCTCTTGGATGAGCACGAGATTGACCTAGTCTGTTTGGCTGGTTATATGAAAATCGTCGGTCCAACCTTGCTAGCGGCTTATGAAGGCCGTATCATCAATATTCACCCGGCTTATCTGCCAGAATTTCCAGGCGCTCATGGTATTGAGGATGCTTGGAATGCAGGTGTTGAGCAGTCTGGTGTGACCATTCATTGGGTGGACTCGGGCGTGGATACCGGTAAGGTCATCAAACAAGTCCATGTACCACGCCTTGAAGGGGATACCCTTGACACTTTCGAAACCCGCATCCACGAAACAGAGTACAAACTCTATCCAGAAGTATTGGAACTTTTGGGAGTGGAGAGGAAATAA
- a CDS encoding GNAT family N-acetyltransferase — protein MINLKLVDESSFQAVLDLKISDADKRARFVAPNVRSLADAWLYRENGDVFPMAIYWNEQVVGFLLLEIDKDEAEYFIWRIMIGQQYQGKGYGRKALEVLIKEAQMDRCCNHIIADYVVGNEKMKHLLTSLGFRETGFIEENNEIAMRLDLKKEE, from the coding sequence ATGATTAATCTGAAATTAGTAGATGAGAGCAGTTTTCAGGCAGTGCTGGATCTGAAAATATCTGATGCTGATAAACGAGCACGTTTCGTAGCTCCAAATGTACGCTCTTTAGCTGACGCATGGCTCTACCGAGAGAATGGGGATGTGTTTCCAATGGCAATCTATTGGAATGAGCAAGTAGTTGGTTTTCTCCTGCTGGAAATAGATAAGGATGAAGCAGAATACTTTATCTGGCGGATAATGATTGGCCAGCAGTACCAAGGAAAAGGTTATGGACGAAAAGCCTTGGAAGTTCTAATAAAAGAGGCTCAGATGGATAGATGTTGCAATCATATTATCGCAGATTATGTAGTCGGAAATGAAAAAATGAAGCACCTGCTGACTAGTCTGGGTTTTCGGGAAACAGGATTTATAGAAGAAAATAATGAAATCGCTATGCGCTTGGACCTAAAGAAAGAGGAATAG
- the purH gene encoding bifunctional phosphoribosylaminoimidazolecarboxamide formyltransferase/IMP cyclohydrolase, whose protein sequence is MTKKALISVSDKTGIVEFAKELKTLGWDIISTGGTKVALDNAGVDTIAIDDVTGFPEMMDGRVKTLHPNIHGGLLARRDLDSHLDAAKDNQIELIDLVVVNLYPFKETILKPDVTYADAVENIDIGGPSMLRSAAKNHASVTVVVDPADYAVVLDELSANGETSYETRQRLAAKVFRHTAAYDALIAEYFTAQVGESKPEKLTLTYDLKQAMRYGENPQQDADFYQKALPTDYSIASAKQLNGKELSFNNIRDADAAIRIIRDFKDRPTVVALKHMNPCGIGQADDIETAWNYAYESDPVSIFGGIVVLNREVDAATAEKMHGVFLEIIIAPSYTDEALEILTNKKKNLRILALPFDAQDASEVEAEYTGVVGGLLVQNQDVVKESPADWQVVTKRQPTDIEATALEFAWKAIKYVKSNGIIVTNDHMTLGVGPGQTNRVASVRIAIDQAKDRLDGAVLASDAFFPFADNVEEIAKAGIKAIIQPGGSVRDQESIEAADKYGLTMIFTGVRHFRH, encoded by the coding sequence ATGACGAAAAAAGCTTTAATCAGTGTCTCAGATAAGACAGGCATTGTAGAATTTGCGAAAGAGCTGAAAACTCTGGGCTGGGATATCATCTCAACAGGTGGTACCAAAGTTGCCCTTGACAATGCCGGTGTTGATACCATTGCCATTGACGATGTGACTGGTTTTCCAGAAATGATGGACGGCCGTGTGAAGACTCTCCATCCAAATATCCACGGTGGTCTTCTCGCTCGTCGTGACCTTGATAGTCACCTTGATGCTGCTAAGGACAATCAGATCGAGCTCATTGACCTTGTAGTGGTCAATCTCTATCCTTTCAAGGAAACCATTCTCAAACCAGACGTGACTTATGCGGATGCCGTTGAAAACATCGATATCGGTGGTCCATCAATGCTTCGTTCAGCAGCTAAAAACCACGCTAGCGTAACAGTTGTTGTAGACCCTGCTGACTATGCTGTTGTTCTTGACGAATTGTCAGCAAACGGCGAAACCTCTTACGAAACTCGTCAACGTTTAGCAGCAAAAGTATTCCGTCACACAGCAGCCTATGATGCCTTGATTGCGGAATACTTCACAGCTCAAGTGGGTGAAAGCAAACCTGAAAAACTCACTCTGACCTATGATCTCAAACAAGCTATGCGTTACGGGGAGAACCCTCAACAAGACGCTGATTTCTACCAAAAAGCTTTGCCGACGGATTACTCTATTGCATCGGCTAAACAGCTCAACGGGAAAGAGTTGTCCTTCAACAATATCCGTGATGCGGATGCTGCGATTCGTATCATTCGCGATTTTAAAGACCGTCCAACCGTTGTGGCATTGAAACACATGAATCCATGTGGAATCGGTCAGGCTGATGACATCGAGACTGCTTGGAACTACGCTTATGAATCTGATCCGGTGTCTATCTTTGGTGGTATCGTCGTTCTCAACCGTGAGGTAGATGCTGCGACAGCTGAGAAGATGCATGGTGTTTTCCTTGAAATCATCATCGCGCCAAGCTACACAGACGAAGCACTTGAAATCTTGACTAATAAAAAGAAAAACTTGCGAATCCTTGCCTTGCCATTTGACGCTCAAGATGCTAGTGAAGTAGAGGCTGAGTACACAGGTGTTGTTGGTGGCCTTCTCGTTCAAAACCAAGATGTGGTGAAAGAAAGTCCCGCTGACTGGCAAGTGGTGACCAAACGCCAACCAACTGATATAGAAGCGACTGCTCTTGAGTTTGCTTGGAAAGCCATCAAGTATGTCAAATCAAACGGGATTATCGTGACCAACGATCACATGACACTTGGTGTTGGCCCTGGTCAAACCAATCGTGTGGCTTCCGTCCGTATCGCCATTGATCAAGCGAAAGACCGTCTTGACGGAGCTGTTCTTGCTTCAGATGCCTTTTTCCCATTTGCAGATAACGTGGAAGAAATCGCCAAAGCAGGAATCAAAGCGATCATCCAGCCAGGAGGCTCGGTCCGTGACCAAGAATCTATTGAAGCAGCTGATAAATACGGTTTAACCATGATCTTTACAGGTGTTCGTCACTTCAGACATTAA
- a CDS encoding GBS Bsp-like repeat-containing protein — protein sequence MQGIKKLLLAACLFWAGASQVARAEQNVNYIYKEKGQLVVHLGNIPDRFQRISVPIWSEQNGQDDLIWYPVQRGENGFDLQVPLTNHLDQAGLYHIHVYGIHSNGNLEGLFPLQTIVEKKDLASSQPKITVRPSTAQLFEIQLQLFEDVEEVLFPIWSEQDGQDDLIWYPAKRTAPGRYQLSFNAEKHTGKGTFHLHVYQKNKGHLKGLLATEFQVERIKPAPLVTQPDNYYPIGECTWAAKELAPWSQNWWGNGGMWTTSARAAGFRTGNTPEVGAIVCWDNGGYGHVAVVTEVEHNQNIQVKEANYNGNRTINNFRGWFDPTNVVWGTVSYIYPN from the coding sequence ATGCAAGGGATTAAAAAACTACTCTTGGCAGCTTGCCTTTTCTGGGCAGGGGCTTCACAAGTTGCTAGAGCAGAGCAAAACGTCAATTATATCTACAAGGAAAAGGGACAATTAGTTGTTCACCTCGGGAACATTCCAGACCGCTTCCAAAGAATTAGCGTCCCCATTTGGTCCGAGCAAAACGGTCAGGACGACCTCATTTGGTATCCAGTTCAACGAGGAGAAAATGGATTTGATTTGCAAGTACCACTGACCAATCATTTGGATCAAGCAGGGCTTTATCACATCCATGTCTACGGCATCCATTCTAACGGAAACCTTGAAGGACTGTTTCCTCTACAGACAATCGTTGAGAAAAAAGACCTGGCATCTTCCCAACCCAAGATCACAGTCCGACCTAGCACTGCGCAGCTATTTGAGATCCAACTCCAACTCTTTGAAGATGTGGAGGAAGTCCTCTTTCCCATCTGGTCTGAACAAGATGGCCAAGACGACTTGATCTGGTATCCCGCAAAAAGAACGGCACCTGGTCGCTACCAATTGTCCTTCAACGCCGAGAAACATACAGGGAAAGGAACCTTTCATCTCCATGTTTACCAGAAAAACAAGGGACACTTAAAAGGCTTGCTCGCCACAGAATTTCAGGTCGAGCGAATTAAACCTGCTCCACTCGTCACCCAGCCAGATAATTACTATCCCATTGGCGAATGTACCTGGGCAGCAAAAGAGCTGGCTCCTTGGTCACAAAACTGGTGGGGTAACGGTGGTATGTGGACTACTAGTGCACGCGCTGCTGGCTTCCGGACAGGAAACACCCCAGAGGTAGGTGCTATCGTCTGCTGGGATAATGGAGGCTATGGCCACGTTGCAGTCGTGACGGAGGTCGAACATAACCAAAATATCCAAGTGAAGGAAGCCAATTACAATGGAAATCGAACCATCAACAATTTCCGTGGCTGGTTTGACCCCACGAATGTTGTCTGGGGAACGGTCAGCTATATCTATCCAAATTAA
- the purD gene encoding phosphoribosylamine--glycine ligase, with amino-acid sequence MKLLVVGSGGREHAIAKKLLESKGVEQVFVAPGNDGMRLDGLDLINIGISEHSKLIDFAKINDIAWTFIGPDDALAAGIVDDFNAAGLKAFGPTKAAAELEWSKDFAKEIMVKYDVPTAAYGTFSDFEEAKAYIEEKGAPIVVKADGLALGKGVVVAETVEQAVEATHEMLLDNKFGDSGARVVIEEFLDGEEFSLFAFVNGDKFYIMPTAQDHKRAYDGDKGPNTGGMGAYAPVPHLPQSVVDTAVDTIVKPVLEGMIKEGRPYLGVLYAGLILTADGPKVIEFNARFGDPETQIILPRLTSDFAQNITDILDGKEPAITWTDKGVTLGVVVASNGYPLAYEKGVKLPAKTEGDIITYYAGAKFAENGQDLLSNGGRVYMLVTTADTVKDGQNIIYNELNKQNTEGLFYRTDIGSKANK; translated from the coding sequence ATGAAACTTTTGGTTGTTGGATCTGGCGGTCGTGAGCATGCGATTGCTAAGAAATTGTTGGAGTCTAAAGGCGTTGAGCAGGTTTTTGTGGCTCCTGGTAATGATGGAATGCGATTAGATGGTCTGGATTTGATTAATATCGGAATTTCCGAACATTCTAAGCTAATCGACTTCGCAAAAATCAACGATATTGCTTGGACCTTTATCGGTCCAGATGATGCGCTTGCGGCTGGAATCGTGGATGATTTCAATGCAGCTGGTCTTAAAGCATTTGGCCCGACCAAAGCTGCGGCTGAGCTGGAGTGGTCTAAGGATTTTGCTAAAGAAATCATGGTCAAATACGACGTTCCAACAGCAGCCTATGGAACCTTTTCAGATTTCGAGGAAGCAAAGGCCTACATCGAGGAGAAAGGCGCTCCAATCGTCGTCAAGGCTGACGGATTGGCCCTTGGGAAAGGTGTTGTCGTTGCTGAGACAGTCGAGCAAGCAGTCGAAGCCACTCACGAGATGCTTTTGGACAATAAATTTGGGGATTCAGGTGCGCGTGTGGTCATCGAGGAATTCCTGGACGGGGAAGAGTTCTCTCTCTTTGCCTTTGTCAATGGAGACAAGTTCTACATTATGCCAACGGCTCAGGACCACAAACGTGCCTACGATGGCGACAAAGGTCCTAACACTGGTGGGATGGGTGCCTATGCGCCAGTTCCTCACTTGCCACAGAGCGTGGTTGACACAGCGGTTGACACCATTGTCAAGCCAGTTCTAGAAGGGATGATTAAAGAAGGGCGCCCCTATCTTGGTGTCCTTTACGCGGGGCTTATCTTGACAGCTGATGGCCCTAAAGTTATCGAGTTTAACGCTCGTTTCGGAGATCCTGAAACGCAAATCATCTTGCCTCGTTTGACATCTGACTTTGCACAAAACATCACGGACATTTTGGATGGCAAAGAGCCAGCCATCACTTGGACGGACAAGGGTGTGACACTAGGTGTGGTTGTAGCCTCAAACGGCTACCCACTCGCTTATGAGAAGGGTGTCAAGCTTCCAGCTAAGACAGAGGGTGACATCATCACTTACTATGCTGGTGCCAAATTTGCTGAAAATGGGCAAGACCTCCTCTCAAACGGAGGACGTGTTTACATGCTGGTTACCACAGCAGACACCGTCAAAGACGGTCAAAATATCATCTACAACGAACTCAACAAACAAAACACAGAAGGCCTCTTTTACCGAACGGATATCGGTAGCAAGGCGAACAAATAA
- the purE gene encoding 5-(carboxyamino)imidazole ribonucleotide mutase, translating into MTKPVISIIMGSKSDWATMQKTAEVLDRFGVAYEKKVVSAHRTPDLMFKHAEEARSRGIKVIIAGAGGAAHLPGMVAAKTTLPVIGVPVKSRALSGVDSLYSIVQMPGGVPVGTMAIGEAGATNAALFALRLLSVEDQAIATALADFAEEQGKIAEESTNELI; encoded by the coding sequence ATGACTAAACCAGTAATTTCCATTATCATGGGCTCAAAATCCGACTGGGCAACCATGCAAAAAACAGCAGAAGTCCTAGACCGCTTCGGTGTAGCCTACGAAAAGAAAGTTGTCTCTGCCCACCGGACACCTGACCTCATGTTTAAACATGCCGAAGAAGCACGTAGTCGTGGTATTAAAGTCATCATCGCTGGTGCAGGTGGCGCAGCTCACTTGCCAGGGATGGTTGCTGCCAAAACAACTCTTCCAGTTATCGGGGTACCCGTCAAGTCTCGTGCTCTTAGCGGTGTGGATTCGCTCTATTCCATCGTTCAGATGCCAGGTGGAGTACCAGTCGGAACTATGGCGATTGGTGAAGCTGGTGCGACAAATGCAGCCCTCTTTGCCCTCCGTCTCCTCTCAGTAGAAGACCAGGCTATCGCGACAGCTTTGGCAGATTTTGCAGAAGAGCAAGGAAAAATCGCAGAGGAGTCTACAAATGAGCTCATCTAA
- the purK gene encoding 5-(carboxyamino)imidazole ribonucleotide synthase: MSSSKTIGIIGGGQLGQMMAISAIYMGHKVIALDPAADCPASRVAEIIVAPYNDVEALRQLADRCDVLTYEFENVDADGLDAVIKDGQLPQGTDLLRISQNRIFEKDFLSNKAQVTVAPYKVVTSSQDLADIDLSKSYVLKTATGGYDGHGQKVIRSAEDLAEANALADSADCVLEEFVNFDLEISVIVSGNGKDVTVFPVQENIHRNNILSKTIVPARISESLAEKAKAMAVRIAEQLNLSGTLCVEMFATADDIIVNEIAPRPHNSGHHSIEACDFSQFDTHILGVLGAPLPAIQLHAPAVMLNVLGQHVEAAETYVTENPSAHLHLYGKLEAKHNRKMGHVTLFSDVPDNVAEFGEGIDF; this comes from the coding sequence ATGAGCTCATCTAAAACAATCGGAATTATCGGTGGCGGTCAGCTGGGGCAGATGATGGCGATCTCAGCTATCTACATGGGACACAAGGTTATCGCGCTAGATCCTGCGGCGGATTGCCCGGCCTCTCGTGTGGCGGAAATCATCGTAGCTCCTTATAATGATGTGGAAGCTCTTCGTCAGTTGGCAGATCGCTGTGATGTTCTCACTTATGAATTTGAAAATGTCGACGCTGACGGCCTTGACGCTGTTATCAAAGACGGTCAGCTTCCACAAGGGACCGACCTGCTTCGTATTTCACAAAACCGTATCTTTGAAAAGGACTTTTTGTCAAACAAGGCTCAAGTGACCGTTGCGCCCTACAAGGTCGTGACTTCTAGCCAAGATTTGGCGGATATCGACCTTTCTAAAAGCTATGTCCTCAAGACTGCGACCGGTGGCTACGATGGCCATGGTCAGAAGGTTATTCGTTCGGCAGAAGATTTGGCAGAAGCCAATGCGCTAGCTGATTCAGCAGACTGTGTTTTAGAAGAATTTGTCAACTTTGACCTTGAAATTTCTGTTATTGTATCAGGAAATGGCAAGGATGTGACAGTTTTCCCAGTTCAGGAAAATATCCACCGCAACAACATTCTTTCAAAGACAATTGTGCCAGCTCGTATTTCAGAAAGTCTAGCTGAAAAAGCCAAAGCCATGGCAGTACGAATTGCAGAACAACTCAACTTGTCTGGAACCCTTTGCGTGGAAATGTTTGCAACAGCTGATGACATCATCGTCAATGAAATTGCCCCACGTCCACATAACTCAGGGCACCACTCTATCGAAGCCTGCGACTTCTCCCAGTTTGATACCCATATTTTAGGTGTTCTGGGAGCACCATTGCCAGCTATCCAACTACATGCCCCAGCTGTCATGCTTAATGTTCTCGGCCAGCATGTCGAGGCTGCTGAAACATATGTGACAGAAAATCCAAGCGCCCACCTCCACTTATATGGTAAACTAGAAGCAAAGCACAACCGCAAAATGGGACATGTGACTTTGTTTAGTGATGTGCCTGACAATGTGGCTGAGTTTGGGGAGGGGATTGATTTTTGA
- a CDS encoding ketopantoate reductase family protein: MKIAILGLGVIGTTYAYAFQKAGHQVEHVLRDSKKSTAPKELLVDLLDGRYHSKGENKHDTYEVHVAEADSEYDFIFLSVRHGFVKEAVETLRKNNIKGTLVFFCNFWNTRKEVQEWAGDYDYILAFPTAGGHMQENHLDGVLFDHLMLEGEQRAQISNYADLRTLLTSVDLKWEVPHDMVEWIWIHMAINAGVTSTAARSGNLENPEELALNLMNSSSELSLAIKAIREALKVVEARGVNLKLYKAELLPYKIPAWIAGKAMKVMFAKNELTRKIMTLHNDKQDIFYCCQSVYQTGQELGVKMPILEANMKGISI; the protein is encoded by the coding sequence GTGAAAATAGCGATTCTAGGACTTGGAGTCATCGGGACCACCTATGCTTACGCCTTTCAAAAAGCAGGTCATCAAGTGGAACACGTACTGAGAGATAGTAAGAAAAGCACTGCTCCCAAGGAGTTGTTGGTTGATCTGCTAGATGGCCGTTATCATTCCAAAGGTGAGAACAAACACGACACCTATGAGGTTCATGTGGCGGAAGCTGATTCGGAATATGATTTTATTTTTCTGAGTGTGCGTCATGGGTTTGTCAAAGAAGCTGTGGAAACCTTGCGAAAAAATAATATCAAAGGCACTCTCGTTTTCTTCTGCAATTTCTGGAATACTCGAAAAGAGGTCCAAGAGTGGGCAGGAGATTACGACTATATTCTAGCCTTTCCGACAGCGGGTGGTCATATGCAGGAGAACCATTTAGATGGCGTCTTGTTTGACCATTTAATGCTAGAAGGTGAGCAAAGAGCACAGATCTCTAACTATGCTGATTTAAGGACTTTACTGACTTCTGTAGATTTGAAGTGGGAAGTTCCTCATGATATGGTTGAGTGGATTTGGATTCACATGGCGATTAATGCAGGTGTTACTTCGACAGCTGCTCGCTCAGGAAACTTGGAAAACCCAGAAGAATTGGCTCTGAACTTGATGAATAGTTCTTCAGAATTGTCATTGGCCATCAAGGCCATTCGAGAGGCTTTGAAAGTCGTAGAAGCACGTGGTGTAAATTTGAAGCTTTATAAAGCTGAACTCTTACCTTACAAAATTCCCGCTTGGATTGCAGGAAAAGCCATGAAAGTCATGTTTGCGAAAAATGAGCTGACCCGAAAAATCATGACTTTGCACAATGATAAACAGGACATCTTCTATTGCTGTCAAAGTGTTTATCAGACTGGTCAGGAGTTAGGTGTGAAGATGCCTATTCTGGAAGCAAATATGAAGGGCATTTCGATTTAG
- a CDS encoding phosphoribosylaminoimidazole carboxylase, translating to MIQLIVNAFVEKEKTGAVVEVLYASSDHEKVKAKYEELVAQYPDNYLAIYNVPLDTDLNTLDHYPSVWIGKEEFE from the coding sequence ATGATTCAACTCATCGTCAACGCATTTGTTGAAAAAGAAAAGACTGGAGCAGTCGTCGAAGTCTTGTATGCTAGTAGTGATCATGAAAAAGTGAAAGCTAAGTATGAAGAGCTAGTTGCACAATATCCTGATAACTATTTGGCTATCTATAATGTCCCGCTGGATACGGATTTGAATACACTAGATCATTATCCATCTGTGTGGATTGGGAAAGAAGAATTTGAATAA